Proteins co-encoded in one Oreochromis aureus strain Israel breed Guangdong linkage group 3, ZZ_aureus, whole genome shotgun sequence genomic window:
- the LOC120437664 gene encoding type-2 ice-structuring protein-like, with amino-acid sequence MKRNRKYSTKSIQLVFSVLFLINCYSFCICSKILKIAMKMLTVSAVLCAVVALTTAAEARDEVEGLMPPAKSHVVKRSPRCPGGWTKYGHRCFFFNSTVASWADAEKCCLIMGAHLASVRNINEYREIQRLTGKKESWIGGTDASEEGTWLWSDGTCFCHTKWRFREPNNDRNQDCLQINRGVFKCWDDMWCDAHLPSVCAKKI; translated from the exons atgaaaagaaatagaaaatatTCTACAAAAAGTATTCAATTGGTTTTTTCTGTCCTGTTTTTAATAAACTGTTATTCATTTTGTATTTGCTCAAAGATACTAAAAATCGCCATGAAGATGCTAACTGTGTCTGCAGTTCTCTGTGCAGTGGTGGCTCTAACCACGGCTGCTG AGGCCAGAGATGAAGTAGAGGGATTGATGCCCCCAG CCAAGAGTCACGTGGTCAAGAGGTCCCCTCGTTGTCCTGGTGGTTGGACTAAGTACGGTCATCGCTGCTTTTTCTTTAATTCAACAGTCGCGAGTTGGGCTGATGCTGAG AAATGCTGCTTGATCATGGGGGCACATCTTGCATCAGTTCGCAACATCAATGAGTACCGTGAGATTCAGAGGCTGACtggcaaaaaagaaagttggaTTGGAGGAACTGATGCATCAGAG GAGGGTACTTGGTTGTGGAGTGATGGGACCTGTTTTTGCCATACAAAGTGGCGCTTTAGAGAGCCCAATAATGATCGCAATCAGGATTGCCTTCAGATAAATCGTGGAG TTTTCAAGTGCTGGGATGATATGTGGTGTGATGCTCATCTGCCATCTGTCTGCGCCAAGAAAATCTGA